A single Saccharomyces paradoxus chromosome II, complete sequence DNA region contains:
- the PIN4 gene encoding Pin4p (Protein involved in G2/M phase progression and response to DNA damage~similar to YBL051C) encodes METPSFENSPPAAIHDALGNNINTEASDQETNQPSIETRDTLGRENGAQTEIGENSAKNTEHGVSAANLSNASTNTALDDDVIPNAIVIKNIPFAIKKEQLLDIIEDMDLPLPYAFNYHFDNGIFRGLAFANFTTPEETTQVITSLNGKEISGRKLKVEYKKMLPQAERERIEREKREKRGQLEEQHRSSSNLSLHSLSKMGASGNNNTSNNQLFSTLMNGINANSMINSPMNNTINNSSSNSNTGGNINLNQPSLSAQHTSSSLYQAINANNQNQMSTERFYAPLPSTSTLPLPPQQLDFNDPDTLEIYSQLLLFKDREKYYYELAYPIGISASHKRIINVLCSYLGLVEVYDPRFIIIRRKILDHANLQSHLQQQGQMTSAHPLQPNSTGGSMNRSQSYTSLLQAHAAAAANSISNQAVNNSSNSNSIGNGNGNGNNNVIVNNNSASSTPKISSQGQFSMQPTLTSPKMNIHHNSQYNSADQPQQPQPQSQQNVQSAAQQQQSFLRQQATLTPSSRIPSGYSANHYQINSVNPLLRNSQISPPNSQIPINSQSLSQAQPPSQSQTQQRVPVAYQNASLSSQQLYNLNGPSSTANSQSQLLPQHTNGSVHSNFSYQSYHDESMLSVHNLNSADLIYKSLSHSGLDDGLEQGLNRSLSGLDLQNQNKKNLW; translated from the coding sequence ATGGAGACCCCCTCTTTTGAGAATTCTCCTCCTGCAGCAATCCATGATGCTCTAGgtaataatataaatacgGAGGCCAGTGACCAGGAAACAAATCAGCCATCTATCGAAACTAGAGATACACTTGGCAGAGAGAATGGTGCACAAACGGAAATTGGTGAAAACTCTGCAAAAAATACTGAACACGGCGTTTCTGCTGCAAATTTGAGTAATGCCTCCACTAATACTGCTTTGGATGATGATGTTATTCCGAATGCCATTGTTATTAAAAACATTCCGTTTGCCATTAAAAAGGAGCAACTGTTAGACATTATTGAAGATATGGATCTTCCCCTTCCTTATGCCTTCAATTATCACTTTGATAACGGTATTTTCCGAGGTCTAGCCTTTGCGAATTTCACCACTCCTGAAGAAACTACTCAAGTGATAACTTCTTTGAATGGCAAGGAAATCAGTGGCAGGAAACTGAAAGtggaatataaaaaaatgcttcCTCAGgctgaaagagaaagaattgAGAGAGAGAAGAGAGAGAAAAGAGGACAATTAGAAGAACAACACAGGTCGTCATCTAATCTTTCTCTTCACTCATTGTCCAAAATGGGTGCAAGCggaaataataatacttCCAATAATCAATTATTTTCGACCTTAATGAACGGGATTAATGCCAATAGCATGATTAACAGTCCAATGAACAATACTATTAACAACAGTAGTTCTAATAGTAACACTGGTGGTAACATCAACCTGAACCAACCTTCACTTTCTGCCCAACACACCTCATCATCGCTGTATCAAGCAATAAATGCTAACAATCAAAACCAGATGTCCACTGAGAGATTTTATGCCCCTTTACCATCAACTTCAACTTTACCCCTCCCACCCCAACAACTGGACTTCAATGACCCTGACACTTTGGAGATTTATTCTCAATTGTTGTTATTTAAGGATAGAGAAAAGTATTATTATGAGTTGGCTTACCCCATAGGTATATCCGCTTCTCACAAGAGAATTATTAATGTCTTGTGCTCATACTTAGGTCTAGTGGAAGTATATGATCCAAGGTTTATTATaatcagaagaaaaattctggATCATGCTAACCTGCAATCTCATTTGCAACAACAAGGTCAAATGACATCAGCTCATCCTTTGCAGCCAAACTCCACTGGTGGCTCCATGAACAGGTCTCAATCTTATACAAGTTTATTACAGGCCCACGCGGCTGCTGCGGCGAATAGTATTAGCAACCAGGCCGTTAACAATTCTTCCAACAGCAATAGTATTGGTAACGGTAATGGTAACGGTAACAACAATGTCATcgttaataataatagtgcCAGCTCAACACCAAAGATTTCTTCACAAGGACAATTCTCCATGCAACCAACACTAACCTCACCTAAAATGAACATACATCACAACTCTCAATACAATTCTGCTGACCAACCGCAACAACCTCAACCACAATCACAGCAAAATGTTCAATCAGCCGcacaacaacagcaatcGTTTTTAAGACAGCAAGCCACTTTAACACCATCCTCAAGAATTCCATCTGGCTATTCTGCCAACCATTATCAAATCAATTCCGTTAATCCATTACTAAGAAATTCCCAAATTTCACCCCCAAATTCACAAATCCCTATCAACAGTCAATCCCTATCCCAAGCGCAACCACCATCGCAGTCTCAAACCCAACAACGCGTACCAGTGGCATACCAGAATGCTTCATTGTCTTCCCAGCAGTTATATAATCTTAACGGCCCATCTTCTACAGCAAACTCACAATCCCAACTGCTTCCACAGCACACCAATGGTTCAGTGCATTCTAATTTCTCTTACCAGTCTTACCACGATGAGTCCATGTTGTCCGTACACAATTTGAATAGTGCCGACCTGATCTACAAATCATTGAGTCATTCTGGGCTAGATGATGGCTTGGAACAGGGTTTGAATCGCTCTTTAAGCGGATTAGATTTACAAAAccaaaacaagaagaatcTATGGTAA
- the SEC17 gene encoding alpha-soluble NSF attachment protein SEC17 (Alpha-SNAP cochaperone~similar to YBL050W) produces MSDPVELLKRAEKKGVPSSGFMKLFSGSDSYKFEEAADLCVQAATIYRLRKELNLAGDSFLKAADYQKKAGNEDEAGNTYVEAYKCFKSGGNSINAVDSLENAIQIFTNRGQFRRGANFKFELGEILENDLHDYSKAIDCYELAGEWYAQDQSVALSNKCFIKCADLKALDGQYIEASDIYSKLIKSSMGNRLSQWSLKDYFLKRGLCQLAATDAVAAARTLQEGQSEDPNFVDSRESNFLKSLIDAVNEGDSEQLSENCKEFDNFMRLDKWKITILNKIKESIQQQEDDLL; encoded by the exons atgtcaGACCCTGTAGAGCTATTAAAAAGA GCTGAAAAGAAGGGTGTTCCTTCATCGGGTTTCATGAAACTGTTTAGCGGTTCTGATTCATACAAGTTTGAAGAGGCTGCTGATCTTTGTGTTCAGGCAGCAACCATTTACCGTCTAAGAAAAGAGTTGAACTTGGCAGGAGACTCGTTTTTGAAAGCTGCTGACTATCAGAAAAAAGCTGGTAATGAAGACGAAGCAGGTAATACCTACGTAGAGGCTTATAAATGCTTCAAAAGCGGTGGAAACTCTATCAACGCTGTGGATTCATTGGAAAACGCTatccaaatttttactaATAGGGGGCAATTCCGGAGAGGTGCTAATTTCAAGTTCGAACTAGGAgaaattttagaaaatgATTTGCATGACTATTCGAAAGCTATAGATTGTTATGAGCTTGCCGGCGAGTGGTATGCTCAAGACCAGTCTGTGGCATTATCGAACAAGTGTTTTATCAAATGCGCAGATCTAAAGGCTCTCGATGGTCAGTATATTGAAGCAAGTGATATCTATTCCAAGTTGATTAAGAGCAGCATGGGGAATAGATTGAGTCAATGGAGTTTGAAGGATTACTTCTTAAAAAGGGGTCTCTGTCAGCTAGCCGCTACTGATGCAGTTGCTGCTGCAAGAACTTTACAAGAGGGGCAAAGTGAAGACCCAAATTTTGTAGATTCAAGGGAATCgaactttttgaaaagtttaatCGATGCTGTTAATGAAGGTGATAGTGAACAGCTCAGCGAGAATTGTAAGgaatttgataatttcATGAGACTAGATAAATGGAAAATTAccattttgaataaaatcAAGGAATCCATCCAGCAACAAGAAGATGATTTGTTATGA
- the MOH1 gene encoding Moh1p (similar to YBL049W): MGLRYSIYIENPLSSPSSSYKSINDPLFHSQHRSQKNVSFITYGCRHCKTHLSSSFQIISRDYRGRTGTAYLMNKVVNVVEGKVEQRRMLTGDYLVCDILCHWCKRNVGWKYLQSSNDDQQYKEGKFILELKNICKCT; encoded by the coding sequence ATGGGACTGCGTTACTCCATATACATTGAAAATCCGTTATCTTCCCCATCATCATCGTACAAATCAATAAACGACCCTTTATTCCACTCTCAGCACCGATCGCAAAAAAACGTAAGCTTCATCACCTACGGTTGTAGACATTGCAAGACACATCTTTCTAGTTCTTTCCAGATTATTTCTAGAGATTATAGGGGTAGGACTGGAACCGCTTATTTAATGAACAAAGTTGTTAACGTTGTTGAAGGAAAGGTCGAGCAACGAAGAATGTTGACTGGTGACTACTTGGTTTGTGATATTCTTTGCCATTGGTGCAAGAGGAATGTTGGATGGAAATACTTGCAGAGCAGCAATGATGATCAACAGTATAAGGAAGGTAAGTTCATCTTAGAGCTGAAGAACATTTGTAAATGTACTTAA
- the EDE1 gene encoding Ede1p (Scaffold protein involved in the formation of early endocytic sites~similar to YBL047C), which yields MTSITFRAPLSSQEQAFYNQKFHQLDAEDLGVVTGEAVRPLFASSGLPGQILSQVWAMVDIDNKGFLNFNEFSAALRMIAQLQQAPNQPISTALYENAPTQLAALSISQNPTPMQSTSGTANANNTEIPPLSANDIAKFSQLFDRTAKGAQTVPGDKAKDIFLKARLPNQTLGEIWALCDRDTSGVLDKSEFIMAMYLIQLSMCHHPSMNPPPAALPTQLWDSIRLEPSIVNQQNRTTPLSANSTGVSSLTRHSTISRLSTGAFSNAASDWSLSFEKKQQFDTIFDSLDKQHAGSLSSAVLVPFFLSSKLNQETLATIWDLADIHNNAEFTKLEFAIAMFLIQKKNAGVELPDVIPNELLQSPALGLYPPNPLPQQQSAPQIAIPSRASKPSLQDMPHQVSAPAVSTQPAVPQVLPQNSNNGSLSDLLALNPSFSSPSPTKTQAVIQNNTNNSFSYDNSGQATLQQQPQQPPTLTHSSSGLKKFTPTSNFGQSIIKEEPEEQDQLKETRDAFSAQPPPVPKHASSPIKRAASTTLPQVPNFSAFSMPAGAATSAATGAAMGVAVGAAALGASALSRSSNNAFKNQDLFADGEASAQLSNATTEMANLSNQVNSLSKQASITNDKKSRATQELKRVTEMKNSIQIKLNNLRSTHDQNVKQTEQLEAQLIQVNKENETLAQQLAVSEANYHAAESKLNELTTDLQESQTKNAELKEQITNLNSMTASLQSQLNEKQQHVKQERSMVDVNSKQLELNQITVTNLQKEINGLGEKISVYLTKQKELNDYQKTVEEQHAQLQAKYQDLSDKDTDLTDREKQLEERNKQIEEQENLYHQHVSKLQAMFDDLSQRKASFEKADQELKERNIEYANNVRELSERQMNLAMGQLPEDSKDIIAKSASNTDTTTKEVTPRENVHEDTVSKFVETTVENSNLNVNRVKDDEEKTERTESDVFDRDVPTLGSQSDSENANTNNGTEPGNETANANLTETLSDRFDGDLNEYGIPRSQSLTSSVANNAPQSVRDDVELPETLEERDTINNAANRDKTGNLSHIPGEWEAAPATASTDVLSNETTEVIENGSTTKRTNSNEDGESVNSIQESPKLSAQPKAKTINEEFPPIQELHIDESDSSSSDDDEFEDTREIPSATMKSSQTPYNPQSKPSLGIDAEQNLKYQAQNTSLSHNEGGSQEPNAGFILPAKDEFDDEFAGLEQAAVEEDNGADTESEFENVANAGSMEQFETIDHKDLDDELQSNTFTGTLTSSSKPQVQQQSASDPAQVSNDEWDEIFAGFGNSKAEPTKIDAPTNIAAPSIPQQPVPLKNDPIIDASLQKGSIVNRGVATTPKSLAVEELSGMGFTEEEAHNALEKCNWDLEAATNFLLDSA from the coding sequence ATGACATCTATTACTTTTAGGGCTCCGTTATCCTCTCAGGAACAAGCCTTTTATAATCAGAAATTTCATCAGTTGGATGCGGAAGATCTCGGGGTGGTCACTGGCGAGGCAGTGAGACCACTCTTTGCGTCTTCTGGGCTTCCAGGGCAAATACTATCTCAAGTTTGGGCTATGGTTGATATAGATAATAAGGggtttttgaattttaaCGAGTTTTCAGCTGCTTTGAGAATGATTGCTCAATTGCAACAAGCCCCTAACCAACCAATTTCCACTGCACTGTATGAGAACGCACCCACTCAACTGGCTGCTCTTTCTATAAGCCAGAACCCAACTCCTATGCAAAGCACTAGTGGAACAGCCAATGCAAATAACACTGAAATTCCTCCCTTATCCGCGAATGATATTGCTAAATTTTCACAATTGTTTGACAGGACAGCAAAGGGTGCTCAAACGGTTCCTGGAGATAAAGCGAAGGACATATTTTTAAAGGCAAGATTACCAAATCAGACTTTGGGCGAAATTTGGGCTCTTTGTGATAGAGACACTTCCGGTGTTTTAGACAAATCTGAGTTTATAATGGCCATGTACTTGATTCAACTTTCTATGTGTCATCATCCTAGCATGAACCCACCACCTGCTGCGTTACCTACCCAGTTGTGGGATTCTATTCGTTTAGAACCTTCTATTGTTAACCAACAAAACAGGACTACTCCCTTGAGTGCAAACTCTACGGGCGTATCTTCACTAACAAGGCATTCCACCATATCACGCCTATCTACCGGTGCATTCAGTAATGCCGCTTCAGACTGGTCTTtaagttttgaaaaaaaacaacaatttgATACAATCTTTGATTCGTTAGATAAGCAACATGCCGGCTCGCTAAGTTCTGCTGTGTTGGTTCCCTTCTTCTTATCGTCTAAATTAAACCAAGAGACGTTGGCCACCATCTGGGACTTAGCTGACATTCATAACAATGCTGAATTCACCAAATTAGAATTTGCCATTGCCATGTttttaattcaaaaaaagaatgctGGTGTCGAGTTACCGGATGTTATTCCCAATGAATTATTGCAATCCCCCGCTCTGGGGCTATATCCACCAAACCCACTTCCTCAACAACAAAGCGCACCTCAAATTGCCATCCCTTCAAGAGCAAGTAAGCCATCCTTACAGGATATGCCACACCAAGTATCAGCACCAGCTGTTAGTACTCAACCAGCGGTTCCACAAGTTCTTCCCCAAAACTCAAACAACGGTTCTTTGAGTGATTTACTGGCTTTGAATCCATCATTCAGCTCCCCTTCTCCCACTAAAACACAAGCTGTGATTCAGAACAACACAAATAATAGTTTCTCATATGATAACAGCGGCCAAGCAACAttacaacaacaaccacaGCAACCCCCAACTTTAACCCATTCCTCTTCTGggttaaaaaaatttacgCCAACGTCGAACTTTGGGCAGAGTATAATTAAGGAAGAACCAGAGGAACAAGATCAACTAAAGGAGACTCGTGATGCCTTTAGCGCCCAACCTCCACCAGTTCCAAAGCATGCTTCAAGTCCAATCAAACGTGCAGCTTCTACAACACTGCCACAAGTTCCAAACTTTTCTGCGTTTAGCATGCCAGCAGGCGCTGCCACTAGTGCTGCCACTGGTGCCGCTATGGGTGTGGCAGTGGGTGCCGCCGCTCTAGGCGCATCTGCTCTTTCAAGATCTTCCAATAATGCGTTTAAGAACCAGGACTTATTTGCAGATGGTGAAGCTTCAGCTCAGTTATCTAACGCTACCACTGAAATGGCCAATTTATCGAACCAGGTAAACTCCCTGTCCAAGCAAGCAAGCATAAccaatgataaaaaatcaAGAGCCACTCAGGAGTTAAAGCGTGTTACCGAGATGAAGAATTCTATTCAAATcaaattgaacaatttaCGTTCTACCCATGACCAAAACGTTAAACAAACCGAACAGCTTGAAGCACAACTAATTCaagtaaataaagaaaatgaaacattAGCACAACAGTTGGCTGTCTCCGAAGCAAACTACCATGCCGCTGAGTCCAAACTCAATGAACTAACTACTGATTTGCAAGAATCTCAAACCAAGAATGCTGAACTGAAAGAACAAATTACGAATTTGAATTCGATGACAGCCTCTTTACAGTCACAgttaaatgaaaaacaacaacacGTCAAGCAAGAAAGGTCAATGGTAGATGTTAATTCTAAACAGCTAGAGTTGAATCAAATTACAGTAACAAACTTGCAGAAAGAAATCAATGGTCTTGGCGAAAAGATAAGCGTTTATTTAACTAAGCAAAAGGAATTGAATGATTATCAAAAGACGGTGGAAGAGCAGCACGCGCAATTACAGGCTAAATATCAAGATTTGTCTGACAAGGATACTGATTTAACAGACCGTGAAAAACAATTAGAAGAACGTAACAAACAGattgaagaacaagaaaatctTTACCATCAGCACGTTTCTAAGTTGCAAGCAATGTTCGACGATCTATCCCAGAGGAAGgcttcttttgaaaaagctgatcaagaattaaaggaaagaaaCATCGAATATGCCAATAATGTGAGAGAGTTATCCGAAAGACAAATGAATTTAGCTATGGGGCAATTACCTGAAGATTCTAAGGACATTATTGCGAAAAGCGCCTCTAATACAGATACAACGACTAAAGAAGTCACACCGAGAGAAAATGTTCACGAAGATACAGTATCCAAATTTGTTGAGACTACTGTTGagaattcaaatttgaatgTTAACAGGGTTAAggacgatgaagaaaagacagAAAGAACCGAAAGTGACGTATTTGATAGAGACGTTCCAACTTTAGGATCTCAAAGCGATAGTGAAAACGCCAATACAAACAACGGTACTGAGCCTGGAAATGAGACAGCAAACGCAAACTTAACTGAAACATTAAGCGATAGATTCGATGGTGATTTGAATGAATATGGTATTCCAAGAAGCCAATCGTTAACTTCGTCAGTTGCAAACAATGCTCCTCAATCCGTCAGAGATGATGTTGAGTTGCCAGAAACACTAGAAGAACGCGACACCATCAATAATGCTGCGAATAGGGATAAGACCGGAAACTTGTCGCATATTCCCGGCGAATGGGAAGCTGCCCCTGCTACTGCTTCTACCGATGTTTTGAGCAACGAAACCACAGAAGTTATTGAAAACGGTAGTACCACGAAAAGGACTAATTCGAATGAAGACGGTGAGTCGGTCAATTCTATCCAAGAATCCCCAAAACTCTCTGCTCAACCAAAAGCAAAGACAATAAATGAGGAGTTTCCACCAATCCAGGAATTACATATCGATGAAAGCGAttcatcctcttcagatgatgatgagTTCGAAGATACCAGAGAAATTCCATCAGCAACAATGAAATCCTCTCAAACTCCGTACAATCCTCAATCTAAACCAAGTTTGGGCATTGACGCTGaacaaaatttaaaatatcaAGCTCAGAATACTTCTCTTTCACATAATGAGGGTGGTTCTCAAGAACCAAACGCTGGTTTCATTCTGCCTGCTAAGGACGAATTTGATGACGAGTTCGCAGGATTAGAGCAGGCCGCAGTAGAGGAAGATAATGGTGCTGATACAGAATCAGAATTTGAGAATGTTGCCAATGCTGGGTCGATGGAGCAATTTGAAACCATAGACCATAAGGATCTCGATGATGAATTGCAATCAAATACTTTTACAGGGACGTTAACTAGCTCATCAAAACCACAAGTTCAACAACAATCAGCCAGTGATCCTGCTCAAGTAAGCAACGATGAGTGGGACGAGATTTTTGCTGGATTTGGTAATTCCAAAGCTGAGCCAACCAAGATAGATGCGCCAACGAATATAGCTGCGCCAAGTATTCCACAACAGCCGGTCCCATTGAAGAATGATCCGATTATTGATGCTAGTTTGCAAAAAGGTTCAATAGTTAACCGCGGAGTTGCAACTACTCCAAAGTCCCTAGCCGTTGAAGAGTTAAGTGGCATGGGGTTCacggaagaagaagcacaTAACGCCTTGGAAAAGTGCAACTGGGATTTGGAAGCCGCCACCAACTTTTTGTTGGATAGTGCTTAG
- the PSY4 gene encoding Psy4p (Regulatory subunit of protein phosphatase PP4~similar to YBL046W) — translation MSSKMLDDVDNNMMGIKSINLYELLSDVVKQGDKTRLMMAGPQQVLPDLIRHITETIPFDLFINLKNGMSNARSLVTRLNCLGKFLNDNFLQNHAFPFTILRICELCYDPFKYYKINELEKFVNALEKCCMVTSSWQDLEKNPDGEKEEDDKEKDISFIKNQEDVSLLKIPWMTEDSISELVPFIKEIDSIMSVNLGYDDEDEEDEDNGDGEEGFFDGDENGEMENKGKRNVLLKDENFMVEEYYEDDCDINDDNNDKERQNRKSAATKDNSDYEDEDDDDNDEDYHEDDADEEDEEDDHMGSTDDDEDDDEDRRMGGNNKMQKFDEKNETPRKRKPTDLDNFEYDESPSFTNMDLTTPKKYKHTTAGRFSIIESPSSSLVDAMDGSHEISSSQEEEKEDRHGNDEDRSEGLLQGDELVSPSMSSSQEDKMVAIAGITYHENISSPLGKKSR, via the coding sequence ATGAGCTCGAAGATGTTGGATGATGTGGACAATAATATGATGGGTATCAAGTCTATCAATCTATATGAACTACTTAGCGATGTGGTGAAACAGGGCGATAAAACGCGATTGATGATGGCGGGTCCCCAGCAAGTTCTGCCTGACCTAATTCGGCATATCACTGAAACTATACCGTTTGACCTATTTATAAACCTCAAGAATGGAATGAGCAATGCCAGAAGTCTCGTTACCAGATTAAATTGTCTCGGTAAGTTTCTgaatgataattttttacaaaaccATGCATTCCCATTCACAATACTTCGGATATGCGAATTATGTTATGATCCTTtcaaatattataaaatCAATGAATTGGAGAAGTTTGTAAATGCGCTGGAAAAATGTTGCATGGTAACTAGCAGTTGGCAGGATCTTGAGAAAAACCCAGACGGCGAGAAGGAAGAGGATGATAAGGAGAAGGATATCAGCTTCATCAAGAATCAAGAAGATGTTTCGCTACTAAAGATACCGTGGATGACTGAGGACAGTATCAGCGAGTTAGTACCCtttataaaagaaatcGATTCTATAATGAGTGTCAACCTAGGCTAcgatgatgaggatgaagaggatgaagacAATGGCGACGGAGAAGaaggattttttgatgGTGATGAAAATGGGGAAATGGAGAATAAGGGCAAGCGTAATGTTTTGTTGAAAGATGAGAATTTCATGGTGGAAGAATACTATGAGGATGACTGCGACATAAACGATGATAATAACGATAAGGAGAGGCAAAATAGAAAGAGCGCTGCTACCAAGGATAACAGTGATtacgaagatgaagacgacGATGACAACGATGAGGATTATCACGAAGATGACgcagatgaagaagacgaagaagacgaTCATATGGGAAGCACAGATGACGACgaagacgatgatgaagatagGCGAATGGGCGGGAATAACAAGATGCAAAAATTTgacgaaaaaaatgaaactcCAAGGAAGAGGAAGCCCACAGATTTAGATAACTTTGAATATGATGAATCACCATCGTTCACAAACATGGATCTAACGACACCaaagaaatataaacaTACCACAGCAGGCAGATTCTCCATAATAGAATCACCATCATCTTCGCTCGTCGATGCCATGGATGGAAGTCATGAGATTTCATCGAGCCAAGAGGAGGAGAAAGAGGATCGTCATGGAAATGACGAGGATCGGAGTGAAGGATTGTTACAAGGTGACGAATTGGTGAGCCCGTCGATGAGTTCCTCACAAGAGGATAAGATGGTTGCGATTGCTGGTATTACTTACCATGAGAATATCAGCAGTCCGTTAGGCAAGAAGTCCAGATGA
- the COR1 gene encoding ubiquinol--cytochrome-c reductase subunit COR1 (Core subunit of the ubiquinol-cytochrome c reductase complex~similar to YBL045C), translating into MLRSVTLKTVSNQFKRTLATAAAAPKAEVTQLSNGIVVATEHNPSAHTASVGVVFGSGAANENPYNNGVSNLWKNIFLSKENSAAAAKEGLALSSNVSRDFQSYIVSSLPDSTAKSLDFLNQSFVQQKANLLSSSNFEATKKSVLKQVQDFEENDHPNRVLEHLHSTAFQNTPLSLPTRGTSESLENLVVADLESFANNHFLNSNAVVVGTGNIKHEDLVNSIESKNLSLKTGTKPILKKKAAFLGSEVRLRDDTLPKAWISLAVEGEPVNSPNYFVAKLAAQIFGSYNAFEPASRLQGVKLLDNIQEYQLCDSFDHFSLSYKDSGLWGFSTATRNITMIDDLIHFTLKQWNRLTISVTDTEVERAKSLLKLQLGQLYESGNPVNDANLLGAEVLTKGSKLPLGEAFKKIDAVTVKDVKAWASKRLWDQDIAIAGTGQIEGLLDYMRIRSDMSMMRW; encoded by the coding sequence AGGCTGAAGTAACTCAATTATCTAACGGTATAGTTGTAGCCACTGAGCATAACCCTTCAGCTCACACTGCCTCTGTCGGTGTTGTCTTCGGTTCCGGTGCTGCCAACGAAAACCCCTACAATAATGGGGTTTCCAATTTATGGAAGAACATTTTTCTGTCCAAAGAGAACTCTGCTGCGGCCGCCAAGGAAGGTTTGGCTTTATCTTCCAATGTCTCCAGAGACTTCCAATCTTACATCGTATCTTCCCTGCCAGATTCTACCGCTAAATCATTAGACTTTTTGAATCAGTCTTTTGTTCAACAAAAGGCCAATTTATTATCTTCCTCTAATTTTGAGGCTACTAAGAAATCTGTCTTAAAGCAAGTTCAAGATTTCGAAGAAAACGACCATCCCAACAGAGTATTAGAACATTTGCACTCCACCGCGTTCCAAAACACTCCATTATCTTTGCCTACTAGAGGTACTTCGGAATCCTTAGAAAATTTAGTTGTTGCTGATCTGGAATCGTTCGCTAACAACCATTTCTTGAATTCAAATGCTGTAGTTGTCGGTACTGGTAATATCAAACACGAGGATTTAGTAAATTCCATCGAATCCAAAAATCTAAGTTTAAAAACTGGTACCAAGCCAATACTTAAGAAAAAGGCCGCCTTCTTGGGTTCTGAAGTTAGGTTAAGAGACGACACCTTACCAAAGGCATGGATTTCCTTGGCTGTGGAAGGTGAACCTGTCAACTCACCAAACTATTTCGTTGCTAAGTTAGCCGCCCAAATTTTCGGCTCCTACAACGCTTTTGAACCCGCTTCCAGATTACAGGGTGTAAAATTGTTAGATAACATACAAGAGTACCAATTATGCGACTCTTTCGatcatttttctctctcttACAAGGACTCTGGTTTGTGGGGGTTCTCTACGGCCACCAGAAACATTACCATGATTGACGATCTCATTCACTTCACTTTGAAACAATGGAACAGATTGACCATTTCTGTCACTGATACCGAAGTTGAACGTGCCAAATCACTATTGAAATTGCAATTAGGACAGTTATACGAATCTGGTAACCCCGTCAATGATGCTAACTTGCTAGGGGCAGAAGTTCTAACCAAGGGCTCCAAATTGCCTCTGGGTGAAGCTTTCAAGAAAATCGATGCCGTTACCGTTAAAGATGTCAAGGCTTGGGCTAGTAAGAGATTATGGGACCAAGATATTGCTATTGCTGGTACAGGCCAAATTGAAGGGTTATTAGACTACATGAGAATCAGAAGTGACATGTCCATGATGAGATGGTAA